The genomic interval CACAGCTTTCAGTACCGTCAATGGTAACCATGGGATAACAAGCACCCTTACAATCCTGTTCGATAGAACGTTCTTTTGCCTGAGGCAGGGTGTTATAACGGTACATCAGAAGATTTTTTGCTGCTTTGGGGTTATTGAACATATAGAAGGGTAAGCAGTAGGTTTCAGAATCCCAGAAAGTCCAACCGCTGTATTTTTCACCGGTCAACCCTTTTGCACCAACGTTTAATCTGCCGTCGTCACCGTGATAGGTCTGATGCATATTGAAGATACAGAAACGGATACCCTGCTGGTTTTCATCATCACCGTCAATTTCCACGTCGGAATGTTTCCAGATTTCTTCCCAACGAGCCACGTGTTCTGCTCTGTATTCATCATAGGATTTTGCTAAGTAGGAATCGGCTTTTGCTAAGTCAATGGTCAAATCTTTGTCACGTTCCACAAAGTTATATACCACTTTTTCAAACACTTTTTCGCCCTGTAAGGTGAAATCGTATTCCTGCATAATCATCTTGTCTTCGGATACAACTTTGCCTGCACCGAAGTTGGTTTTCATTTTGGAATAAATTCTCTGACCGCTGGTCTGGGTAGCGCAGATGATGTAGTCATCGCCCTTACCGCATTCGGTCCAGTAGTTTTTGCCTTCTTCCTCGTGAATGGGAGTAAAGTCAATACCGGAAACGATTTTCACATCGTGAGCGGTTTCGCTCTGCAGAGTAATTTTCTGTCCGCCGATATAGTGATAGTTGATGCTTGTAAATCTTTCAAAAGTGAAAGTGATATCTTTGTATGTAAAACGTCTTAATACCAGACCGGTTTTCATATCCAGTTCACGGTAGAAATTGCTAAAGGGCACTTTAGCTAAGTCAATTTCCACACCGTCCACAAAAATTCTGGTGTAGAGCCAGTTCTGAGCATTAATCATAAAACAGCATCTTTTTGCCAGACCATTGAAATATTCGGGGTAGGATAACGGCTTTTCTTCATACACGCCGTTAAAATAGCATCCAACCAGCTTGTCCCCGGAATACATTTCATCAAAAATGCCGCGGATCCCCATATATTCGTTGCCCATGGAGAAAATACTTTCGCCCACTCTGCCTTCCGCAGGGTTAAAGCCCTCTTCAATAATTTTCCAGGGGTCAACCTTAAAATACTTTTTTGCTTCCTTTGCCATAAATAAACCTCCGTCAGAAAATAAACTTTTCCGTCTTTTTCCTATTATTACATTATATATAATATAACAAACTTTTCCTCTTGTCAAGAAAAACTATTTTCGAATACCGATTTTCACCAAAAATTTGTTTCGTTGACAAAAAGAGAATCGTGTGCTATGATGGGTGTAAGAGAAACAGAAGCTTAAAGATTCGGTTTTGATGGGGCGGAATAAGATAAAAAGCAGTCCTCCCCCCTTGTTGCTTTCATGCCGTAAAAAAGGAGAGTTATATGAATTTTTTTACTGAAGAGCTTTGGAAGGGTATTAATGGCATTTCAGATGTTTACGATATGGAAACTGCAGATGAATTATTCCTGGAAAATATACATAAGTATAATGAGTACTTTCGCACAAAAATAACACCATTGTTAACCAAGGAAACAT from Oscillospiraceae bacterium carries:
- a CDS encoding family 65 glycosyl hydrolase, with translation MAKEAKKYFKVDPWKIIEEGFNPAEGRVGESIFSMGNEYMGIRGIFDEMYSGDKLVGCYFNGVYEEKPLSYPEYFNGLAKRCCFMINAQNWLYTRIFVDGVEIDLAKVPFSNFYRELDMKTGLVLRRFTYKDITFTFERFTSINYHYIGGQKITLQSETAHDVKIVSGIDFTPIHEEEGKNYWTECGKGDDYIICATQTSGQRIYSKMKTNFGAGKVVSEDKMIMQEYDFTLQGEKVFEKVVYNFVERDKDLTIDLAKADSYLAKSYDEYRAEHVARWEEIWKHSDVEIDGDDENQQGIRFCIFNMHQTYHGDDGRLNVGAKGLTGEKYSGWTFWDSETYCLPFYMFNNPKAAKNLLMYRYNTLPQAKERSIEQDCKGACYPMVTIDGTESCGVWQHGNLEIHVTAAIAYGVWHYVRNTGDIEFLKDYGLELLVETSRYFASRGDWSPKTGEFGLWGVMGPDEFHMMVHNNTYTNFMVKKNFLYTIEMVKKYGYDVPQEELAQWQNMADKMRINYDEKTKLFEQHDGYFDFPEYDVKGMDPDKVPVYKYWAYDRIFRVNMLKQPDVVLMQFFYSKDFTLEQKRENFYFYEHRCSHESSLSPAIHSIMAAEIGDLDMAEEYMAYGSRVDIDDYNRNAHQGLHVTSMSAAWMNMIYGFGGMRSDGDMLSFKPNIPKKWDRYAFTILVRGSVLKVEVVKGKATFKVLEGAPVTVEIYDKAYEITTEGVEIEY